One window of the Vigna radiata var. radiata cultivar VC1973A chromosome 1, Vradiata_ver6, whole genome shotgun sequence genome contains the following:
- the LOC106765659 gene encoding uncharacterized protein LOC106765659 isoform X2 has translation MQQNGGALESWNITYEVGVSACALQLTREADNSKDVKGLRLQLRSETTKRSGALAEFDFFLDVQTINGDDFVVYPRWFAICGVHTTTSLNQNKRVNSRSGSVTDMDMYLYGEGHKGGLIVLERKKKSGHLLPYEVTLAHYHATGSGINDYRKIKPDFGLSXVAKIRLIGGSLTVMVDGPEQHPSSALLYMFDEVSRNAFWHRDMCPHCAKAPKKQNEELWQSESEDSDSTPKGVSQGGSGKNVRVISNGGKFGGDGNGNFXERNVFNVIYQXXWSENKSVSGRTYM, from the coding sequence ATGCAACAAAATGGTGGAGCCTTGGAGAGCTGGAATATAACATACGAAGTAGGTGTTTCAGCCTGTGCACTGCAGCTAACAAGAGAAGCTGACAATAGTAAAGATGTGAAGGGTTTACGCTTACAACTCCGCAGCGAGACAACCAAACGCAGTGGAGCTCTTGCAGAGTTCGATTTCTTTTTAGACGTGCAAACAATAAATGGAGACGATTTCGTGGTATATCCCCGCTGGTTCGCCATCTGTGGCGTTCACACAACAACATCACTCAATCAAAACAAGAGGGTTAACAGCAGATCGGGCAGTGTTACGGATATGGACATGTATTTGTATGGTGAGGGACACAAAGGGGGTCTTATTGTActtgaaaggaagaaaaagagtggCCATCTACTACCTTATGAAGTCACTCTGGCGCATTATCATGCTACTGGTTCAGGTATTAATGATTACCGTAAGATTAAACCAGATTTTGGCCTTTCTATNGTCGCAAAGATTCGATTAATCGGTGGTAGTTTGACCGTAATGGTGGATGGCCCTGAACAACACCCTTCTTCTGCGTTATTGTACATGTTCGATGAAGTCAGTAGAAACGCGTTTTGGCATCGTGACATGTGCCCTCACTGCGCTAAAGCTCCGAAGAAACAGAACGAAGAACTGTGGCAGTCTGAGAGTGAAGACTCTGATAGTACTCCCAAAGGAGTATCTCAGGGTGGAAGCGGGAAAAATGTAAGAGTGATTTCCAATGGTGGGAAGTTTGGGGGTGATGGTAATGGTAATTTCTANGAGAGAAATGTTTTTAATGTNATTTATCAGCNTCANTGGTCTGAAAACAAAAGTGTTAGTGGAAGAACATATATGTAG
- the LOC106767294 gene encoding uncharacterized protein LOC106767294, which produces MRYSSSGPRLLGNRNYYNIKLGKEANISVKKDDDIWNPYWKLVYFVDGMTSTLDIFTDKNSGDEILNIVVHDCRSGKIDSPMVHINLEVQKGKKGLLYPSYEEFSTTVYYDESLSGGVKTQIYEYEGGTRKGLLVTESNEKQPYMVTVAHYYVNSGSGGSGTDIGFSVVVKVGVVNGGLDYNVDGPVEHPTSALVYMIEEVVRTVKWKPSACPHCKNILSQQRRWVSDSEDSDTNLPTPPSYGGQQNASNIGRFNGDGIGSMIRANNVNFNKWWR; this is translated from the coding sequence ATGAGGTATAGTTCTAGCGGCCCTCGTCTACTGGGAAATCGAAACTATTACAATATTAAACTGGGCAAAGAGGCTAACATTAGCGTGAAAAAAGATGATGATATTTGGAACCCATATTGGAAACTCGTGTACTTCGTAGACGGAATGACTTCTACACTTGACATATTCACCGACAAAAATTCAGGTGATGAAATATTAAACATCGTTGTCCACGACTGTAGATCCGGGAAAATAGATTCTCCAATGGTACATATTAACCTAGAAgtgcaaaaaggaaaaaaaggtcTTCTTTACCCAAGTTATGAAGAATTCTCGACGACGGTATACTACGATGAATCATTGAGTGGCGGGGTAAAAACACAGATTTACGAATATGAGGGCGGAACCAGGAAAGGTCTTTTGGTTACGGAGAGCAACGAAAAACAACCTTACATGGTTACCGTAGCCCATTATTACGTGAATAGTGGTAGTGGTGGAAGTGGTACAGACATAGGTTTTTCAGTTGTGGTGAAGGTTGGAGTGGTTAATGGAGGATTAGATTATAACGTAGATGGCCCTGTGGAACACCCTACTTCTGCATTAGTTTACATGATTGAAGAAGTGGTTCGAACTGTGAAGTGGAAGCCTTCTGCATGCCCTCATTGCAAGAATATTCTATCACAACAGCGTAGATGGGTTTCTGACAGTGAAGACAGCGACACCAATCTTCCAACACCACCATCTTATGGAGGCCAACAAAATGCATCAAATATCGGACGCTTCAATGGCGATGGCATCGGCAGTATGATTCGAGCAAACAATGTTAACTTTAATAAATGGTGGAGATAA
- the LOC106765659 gene encoding uncharacterized protein LOC106765659 isoform X1: MGNILRSGGLLSNGGTGYDPYRVQLGKYAAISLSERQVIMQQNGGALESWNITYEVGVSACALQLTREADNSKDVKGLRLQLRSETTKRSGALAEFDFFLDVQTINGDDFVVYPRWFAICGVHTTTSLNQNKRVNSRSGSVTDMDMYLYGEGHKGGLIVLERKKKSGHLLPYEVTLAHYHATGSGINDYRKIKPDFGLSXVAKIRLIGGSLTVMVDGPEQHPSSALLYMFDEVSRNAFWHRDMCPHCAKAPKKQNEELWQSESEDSDSTPKGVSQGGSGKNVRVISNGGKFGGDGNGNFXERNVFNVIYQXXWSENKSVSGRTYM; encoded by the coding sequence ATGGGTAACATTCTACGCAGCGGTGGTCTTCTCAGCAATGGTGGAACTGGGTATGACCCTTACCGTGTTCAGCTGGGAAAATATGCTGCCATTTCTTTATCAGAAAGGCAAGTTATCATGCAACAAAATGGTGGAGCCTTGGAGAGCTGGAATATAACATACGAAGTAGGTGTTTCAGCCTGTGCACTGCAGCTAACAAGAGAAGCTGACAATAGTAAAGATGTGAAGGGTTTACGCTTACAACTCCGCAGCGAGACAACCAAACGCAGTGGAGCTCTTGCAGAGTTCGATTTCTTTTTAGACGTGCAAACAATAAATGGAGACGATTTCGTGGTATATCCCCGCTGGTTCGCCATCTGTGGCGTTCACACAACAACATCACTCAATCAAAACAAGAGGGTTAACAGCAGATCGGGCAGTGTTACGGATATGGACATGTATTTGTATGGTGAGGGACACAAAGGGGGTCTTATTGTActtgaaaggaagaaaaagagtggCCATCTACTACCTTATGAAGTCACTCTGGCGCATTATCATGCTACTGGTTCAGGTATTAATGATTACCGTAAGATTAAACCAGATTTTGGCCTTTCTATNGTCGCAAAGATTCGATTAATCGGTGGTAGTTTGACCGTAATGGTGGATGGCCCTGAACAACACCCTTCTTCTGCGTTATTGTACATGTTCGATGAAGTCAGTAGAAACGCGTTTTGGCATCGTGACATGTGCCCTCACTGCGCTAAAGCTCCGAAGAAACAGAACGAAGAACTGTGGCAGTCTGAGAGTGAAGACTCTGATAGTACTCCCAAAGGAGTATCTCAGGGTGGAAGCGGGAAAAATGTAAGAGTGATTTCCAATGGTGGGAAGTTTGGGGGTGATGGTAATGGTAATTTCTANGAGAGAAATGTTTTTAATGTNATTTATCAGCNTCANTGGTCTGAAAACAAAAGTGTTAGTGGAAGAACATATATGTAG
- the LOC106766652 gene encoding uncharacterized protein LOC106766652: protein MKNIPSGPRLLGNGNYSYDIKLSKATISVTRDKGNRNPYWKLVYDVDGMTSKLSIIKFTDEKSGDYINVDVGELFSLHPHQWSELTVQVKKDKKTCLLYPILEMYNNLTNAEYGESLSDGVKTQRWVYACGTRKGLVVIVNKKKSKEEQPYMVTVAHYYVNSDSGGSGVDIGFSGVVKIGVVNGKLDYSVDGPVEHPSSALLYMMEEVCRIGKWKPSTCPHCKNIQSQQRRLVSDSEDSDTNLPTAPPSHGGQQNASNIGRFNGDGIGSMIRAKNVNFIKRWT from the coding sequence ATGAAGAATATTCCTAGCGGCCCTCGTCTACTGGGAAACGGAAACTATTCTTACGATATTAAACTAAGCAAAGCTACCATTAGCGTCACAAGAGATAAAGGTAATCGGAATCCATATTGGAAACTCGTGTACGACGTAGACGGAATGACTTCTAAACTTTCCATAATAAAATTCACCGACGAAAAATCAGGTGATTATATAAACGTGGATGTCGGGGAGTTGTTTTCACTTCATCCTCATCAATGGTCAGAACTTACGGTACAagtgaaaaaagataaaaaaacctGTCTTCTTTACCCAATACTTGAGATGTATAACAACTTGACGAATGCAGAATATGGTGAATCATTGAGTGACGGTGTAAAAACTCAGAGGTGGGTATATGCGTGTGGAACCAGGAAAGGTCTTGTTGTTATAGTGAACaagaagaaaagcaaggaaGAACAACCCTACATGGTTACCGTAGCGCATTATTACGTGAATAGTGATAGTGGTGGAAGCGGTGTAGACATAGGTTTTTCAGGTGTGGTGAAGATTGGAGTGGTTAATGGAAAATTAGATTATAGCGTAGATGGTCCTGTGGAACATCCTTCTTCTGCATTACTTTACATGATGGAAGAAGTTTGTCGAATAGGGAAGTGGAAGCCTTCTACGTGCCCTCATTGCAAGAATATCCAATCGCAACAGCGTAGATTGGTGTCTGATAGTGAAGACAGCGACACCAATCTTCCAACAGCACCACCATCTCATGGAGGCCAACAAAATGCATCAAATATCGGACGCTTCAATGGCGATGGCATCGGTAGTATGATTCGAGCaaaaaatgttaactttatCAAACGGTGGACATAA